The window AAAAAGGAATCGAATTAATTGGTGTCTTAGAACTATTCTAGTTTTAGCTGTACAATTGACTACTTCAAACCAGAACATGATTTCCATAGAAATAGTGTTTAATCgacatttatttaaagataaagaaatataagaaaaaaggataacaacaattaaaaatatgattatagaaaaaagctttttaagCTACCTTTTCGtatgcaaaaaatatataaaaaagaaaataataaaatctatttttattacatattaattacgtttatatattaaattatatcataATTTCCAGGGCTCTCAccaaatcttttttatttcatttaaatatacttataCTTATATATTTACGTGATTAATGCAACATtataatacaatattaattcttaacaaagtttaaaaaaaagaaaacaggtTTAACTAGCATTTGATTACGTCAAATTCAACAATTTCTATTATAATGTTGACATACAAAAATTGTCCTCACCAACAATTAAATGCaagagaaaaaataaaatacaaaaaacaatacattttcaactatttacaaaatattactGAGCACTGTACTCCGGAGAAACTTGCAGATCCTCTGCTTCTTCCGTTTTAGGTTTATCCATCAAACTTTCTCGTAACTCTTTAACAGCATCTCCTGTATACAAACGTTTTATTCCTCTCGGTAACGCTCGACACGATTGAAGATTTATCGATTGAAGCTTTTGACATTTCGTTAAGACTGCTTTTACAGGTTCTAAACTCACTGATGATCCACATAAATTCAAcgatctaaataaattaagaaataataaatcctttttttaacGTCATTGTAATAATTTACCTCAGAGGGGATTCAGCTCCTCTATCAGCAAGTGCCTGAACAGCAGCATCTAAAGATTTCGTAGCTGTAGACCAAGCCAAATCAACTTCTAACAAACTATGACCCCATTTTTGAACGATTAATTCCATCCCAGAATTATGAGTTCTTGTAATGTAACAAgctaatatttaaaaaataaaaaacaattcataattaaaataattttaattcaatttttaccgcttaaaaataaatgctCCAAATCCCAAGCTGGAACCTTAACCAATCCAGAATCAGTAAGTTTTATACACCCTCTAATATCCAAAAGCCTCAATTTtgtactattttttaaaatcctttcGATTCCATCATCATCCATTGACCTTGCTGTAGTCATTTTGTGATCATCTTCGATACCAGCCAAAGATAATTCTTCAAGCATTGGAAATCCCGGTGATGCGACTTGATCGGATAAACTAGCCGGGGCTAACCAAATTTGACTATTGGTCATTCTCAAAACACGCAATTTTGGACAACCCGATTGTAATTTTTCAACGTGTAATAAAGCAGTGTTATGAGCGAACGTTCTTATATTAGATATGTCTAATAATTGAAGATTTGGACAATTTGCctgaacaaaaattaataagaatggagttaaattaattaaattaataacttacaGCTAACGCAGACATAATTTGTGCGAACCCAGCTATTTTATTATGAGCCAAAACTAAATGTGTTAATCTGCTACTCATTGACTGGGCTAAACTCACTAAAGGTTGAGCGTTAATTGCCGATGCAGActgaaaataatcaaaaaaaataaaagaaattaacttattttttttttaaacttacatTTACAGATGATAAATCAAGTCTTTCTAAATTCTCACATTCCGTTGTGATATACTTAAGATTATCAGCATTTAAACCTTTCCATCCGCTCAAATTAAGTCCTCTTAACTCTGTACAATTTTGGACAATATATTCCAAAGCGGTTTGTATATTACGCACTTTCCAAATCcctacaaaaattattttaaagtaacaAAATCATGATTCTTATTTCTTaagtaatagtatattaacaTCTTTCAATTATGGATGTTATGGCACATCAAATAAGCGTAGAAATGGATTTGTATAgattttcataagaaaaatCTTGTATCTAAACAAGCCTTTATTAAGGGGGCGACCTCAGATGTGATCATTTGTGCACACCATCTTGCGCAAAATCTTCTCAAGACTGGATTTAGCAACACAAAAAGAAGATGGTGTGTTTAAGATAAAGAATGTTGTATCTGCTGTCTAGCATGATCACAAACAAGGTAGGTGTGGACGACCACTGGTAATATTGGACTATGAAGGAGCATGAAGAAGCAACTTATTCCCTATATACAGTATTTGACAGAATGTGTCAAGCTAGTTGTGGAAAGACGGTGTTGTTTTCACAAGTTCTCCAATGCTGGATAGCAATGCACACTGAATATGTCGCCATAACAGCTTTAAGTGCTCAAgacttttcaaatttgttaattttttacaatttaagaTGATAATTGCATTATACCATATAACCATAGTTACAAAACTACTCTGCAGTTGCACTGTCCTACATAAAATAGCTTAACATTCCAGGCATTgagtagttttgcaaaggaaaggTATTGCTTGGAATAAGTTAATGTCCTTATGATAATCCTAAGTTTTctgccgtcttaagagacgtatggctaaacctgaatgtttttgtttctaggtctagttctacttttcgttcaataaaaatataccacaatttaacgttaaataacaattaaaactagaactaacactagacatagaaacattcgggtttaggcccacatctctcaagacggttaaacccgaatgattctagttcttggttttatattagttttagaaagacGGCTAATATCAATAGAACTaaaacaagacctagaattagaatcattcgggtttagccgcacgcctttcaagacggctaaacccggatgattctagttccaggtcttgtgttacttctagtgctagtgtaacactagaactaacactagacctagaaatatttgggtgTAGCCGTGTTGAGAGACGTGGTCCCTATACTTATGCAACAtggtgatattttatgctaactagcgcaaCCTACCACTGttagtagaactaacattagacctagagcgagaaacattctggtttagccgtacgtctctaaaAACAGCTAAACTAGAATTATTCTAGTTTTTGGTCTTATGTTAGCTGGCGAAATCGCAGGTGGAGATTTCGAAAACAATAATAGGCCCATAACTGGTCGCAAACGGATAACGAAAGACCGGGAGGAACGAACAATAGTAagagaattattaaaaaactgaaAGAAAACTTCATCAGACTTCGTTGCTGAGTTGTCAGAAGGTTTTAGAAGATCAATATCTGCTCGGAAAACTCGTAGACGACTTTAAGAAACTGGCAATTGTAGCCTCCAGGTTCATCATGGTGAGTATTAAtaggataaaaaagaataagtccacgatgattatttattatttttttctaatttcggTACAACAATGTTTCGCTTTTTCTAAAAGCGTCTTCAGGTACGACTAGAATAATAGGAAGATAATTATTACTAGTTGACGGGTTTTTTTGTtggtgatataaaattaaaattataaaaagttcttaccgtcaaaaactaagaatgaTGAACACGTGAAAAAATGATTATGTGGAAAAATTTCTCTTACAAAAAACTACGACGGAccgatgattaaaaatataattttggattaaagaaaaaagtgaaatttttgaaaacggcgtGGGTTTACCATGTCAGGTTAAAAACTCCAACGTCGGGTGATAGgttaataaagttttgaaatgctGAAGGCAGGCGTAAAAGAAACTGTGAAAGCTGAAGGCGTGTTATAAAAAGGGAATTTAtcgttaaaaatctaaaagaaaaagggtattaatattattgaaagcGTATTATAACGTTAAGTGTTACCGAAAAACTTGAGTCGTATGCACATATCGACTGGTTACAACGGACTGAGATCAGTTAAAAGAGGAAGTAAGTAATATGACaacttaagaaaataaaaattggtatcAGGATGTGACAAACCAAATGCAAGAGTGGTGAGTTTGAAATTATACGAAAGGTGTAAAATATCtattataattgttaaaatcagtaatttcattcaaaatatGTTCAGGGTTTTTAATGTGGTATGATTTTATATAGTACTCCTCAAATAGGTCCATTTTTCTGGATTTATTAAGATGTTTTAGAAGTTTAATTTTGGATATATCAGTTTTATGTTTATgttcttttaaatgtttataaaaagtagaattttctttatttaagtgTTCCTTGAATCTAGTACTGATATTCCTTCCAGTTTGTCCTATATAAAAAGAATCGCAATCGTTACAATTAAGTTTGTAAATCCcacttttaagtttatcatCGAATATGTGTTTattattagttaataattggcCCAATTTAGCATTAGCACGGTATACCGGTGTGACATtaaacttattgaaaatatcggaaaattgtttttggattAAAGGGTGGAAAGGTATAGAGACAAAAACGCCGGGGTTGGAAAAGTGCATTTTTTCACGTGTTCAtcattcttagtttttgacggtaagaactttttataattttaattttatatcaccaACAAAAAAACCCGTCAACTAGTAATAATTATCTTCCATATTATTCTAGTCGTACCTGAAGACGCTTTTAGAAAAAGCGAAACATTGTTGTAccgaaattagaaaaaaataataaataatcatcgtggacttattcttttttatcttatttaaGAAACTGGTCTAaaagacaaaaataaaaaagcacGGTACGAATGGGCTCGAAAATACCAAAATTTCACTGAAGAAGACTAGTCAAATATCGTCTGCTCAGAGGAATTAAACCTTAAGGTAAGTTAGTCAATTTGGTGTTCTATCAgcttttaacaattttattaaaaagcatTGGGTGTAACCTTTGTCCGTCGTCATGTAGGCTAGGAATTTAAGCCAGCATGTGTGGTACCGACTATAAAAGATGGCGGAGGCAGCGTCATGATCTGGGGTTGCATGGGAGAAATATTCGTGTGTGAAAGCCGTATCAACGCTATAAAATGGATAAATGCCTTGGAAACAACCTCTTTTACATCACTTTTGGCGACATAAACTTAGATGGCGTTAAGTTTCAACAAGATAACGCAAAgcatgacttaaaataatgtaGAGCTCTTGGACTGGCCTGCCAAATCTCCAGACCTAAACCCCATAGAACATTTATGAGGTTGAACTTGTGtccaaaaagaattttggCCATGATTAAGGCAAAAGGTGGGcccattattatttttttgttaacaataaacatTATAAACCTATACAAGTTAATaagtttcaatttattttaatatgatatttCCAAAGTTGCATAATTGCGcaattaattaatgagtttTGATGTTGCTTGGGGCTGAGGCGCTGTAATAAGAGTTGTTGAATTAAGTTGAAGCTTaataaacccaaatgattctatgATAATCtagaaaattaagttttaactttatatgtattaattttccaCCTGGATATATgatatttattgatattttgcagggttattttttattcttacctAAATTAAGATCTTGACAATGTATTAGTCGATTATCAATTAACCAATTGAGTTTTTGATCGGTACGATATCGTTCCGAAACCCAATTAAGATCGACTTTTTGCCATAAGGACGTAGATAAAGCGACTTGACGCCATAATTTGCAAACTCTACACAAGCGCACCAATAATGGTAAGCTGCCTTCTTGGAGAGACGCATGGTAAAAGATTTTGTGTAATATCGGCTCGGGGATTTGGTCGCCCCAAACGCTCTGTTCGAGAGGTTCTTCTGCTGGAGTTGCGTTTAAAAAGTCCATTGAGGTTTTCGGTTTTTTCATGGAACTTTCATAATCTGATGTATCGGTATCAGATTGATTTCGCTTTTTCCTTCTTCcgcttttctttttatttctagctaactataaattgaaattaaaattgaattttttaatcttattacAAGTACGGTGTAAATTTACCACTTGAGCAGTTAGATTCTTCTTAATCCTAATAATAATGGTGTTTTTATCCCCACTGATTTGACTTTCGTAAGTTGAAATAACCCCTTTACGGGGTCTGCCTCTTACAactctttttctttgtttgtcggttgattttttgattactCCATTACTTGCGTTTAAGACGGAATTAAAAGTTGATTCATCTGGTACATAACTCGCCGTGGCCGAATCCAGCTCGACCTTACTTGATTGCGAGTCGGGAGATTCATGAACTTTAGCTTCATCAGGTGATATACCATCTTGAGAATCTAAAttgaaaggtttttttaatcaatttatatGATGAAACGAGTTTTACCTGATGTTTGTAATGAATGTGTATCACTTTCGAGCATTGGGACATCAGAGGCACCACTTTCTCCTGAGGGAGTATAAGAATCCTTTCCCGAAGACATTCCATCGTTTTTCGAGCATTCACTATCACTGTAACACTGAGAAACGGGCACTTTGTGACACACATTATTGTTCGGTAACATATCGCAATCGTTGTATTTAACACCTCCATTGCTATCAAAACAGCTAACTGACTCCAGATAAGTTTTATTCTGAATTGGATCTGTTATTGAGCTTAGATGGATTTCCCTGGTGTTGCTATCCGGCTCCAACATTTTTCCTGCCATTTTTCTTATTGTTGAAATGTTACATTTACTTTACATCTTATGTTGGAAGTAACATTTTAAACGTTTAAATCGCTTCTTGGGGTAAAACTTCAAATGCTGAGGTTTGAGATGTTtctaataaaaagaattaatgtgAAAAACTTAATGTGACAGTTAATGTGTTAAGTAATTTTGATTGTAGCacacaataaaagaaaaatcgttaaaaatagGCCATGGTTACGATATTATGGTGATTTTAATGTATATTCACGTgaagataatcaaaaatttaagtagGTTTCCCGGTAAACCATTATTTAAGATACAAAATCGTTATCGGTTCACGACTGTGGTGCAAATTGTACTTACAGGGAAAACGGACGGTGTAGCTGATTAACTAACACATTTACGTCGATCGCTTAGGGTCCGGATTGCGCGTTTACATCGGATTACTTGTAAAAACCACTCGAACTAGCGAAAATCCGCTATCCCTTGATATTTGGTGTTGTTGACCTTGTTACTAAAGATGCTggtgttttttattttgatattgtaAGGTGGCGCTCTATTACCATAAACAAAGATAAGAACCAAAGTGCAAGGAtttttcactttagcgccatcgCGTATCCAATAGCCGTACTAATATTTATAAGAacctataattttaaattattaataaattatcaagTTTCTATAATGATTTATAGATAGGgctttataaataataattgttaattattgtACTATACTTTTATTCAAACTtacaagtgcaattatcttggttattattatagatggagtattataactaagacattatatggacacttttttacagagaatttgatggcGTAGTTACTGATTATaagcttattaaattcgttatttttttctgattacaaaaatatagggttcgacaagtctatttcttattgttttagaataaaactaaaaataaagtttttttataaaatttctaaacacCGCCATCTAGTGTCGTTGAAGAAATGTAGTCTAACATGTTAAATTCATCATAATTTTCGTAATTCATCTAAAAAAACAGGATTATTAATGTGAcacgaaaatttttgaatacaaacaaatattGCTATCAttatatgtttatttgaattcgtaaaaataacgtaaaaaaatatatgagcgccatctatcaataatttattaagtcatctaataataatattaaatacatatttattaataaaaaatgtgaaataatgcaatttattctaacttttgtgtaaaacaaatataaattaaataaatcaataaatatatttgtttcaaatagcagaaatatgtttttttaagttttagttATAGCCTtgtttatacaggtgtccccggataggtgaaacaaCTCTTATTAaacgtaaatttttttcgatattgttatcttttggggtttagcccttcttggttaaagactaattttgaacatattttcaagttttaaaaaacaagtgaacCTTGAcagtgaaaaaaaaactgtttttgtgaccttttctgtttacaatACGAgaaagtgttactaagaagttttgtttagaatgaaaaactatggtcataTGCAAAATTTCGGAATAATCGGCCTGCtttgataaaaatccatatcaaacaactttatttctaacagactgccatggaaaaacaaaattgccaatctgtcaaactgtaatttaatataaacttaaagtgttttttaaatacaatgggGATTtataaacttggggatttattcctcatgacaaataatgactaataagtgaaaaaaattgtagcaaaacttttattagTTTCCTATATATCCTtgaattaagaataaaattgaaaaagccATAAAATTGAGTATACAGTTAAGCAAATGTGATTAagtttaggttggtattatatttttatggtTTGTTAGTGGCGGAGTCCACTAACTTGCTATTTTTTAACTGAAACTTAACTTCTCCCCATAAATGTTCAATAGGATTTACATAAAGAGACTGTGGAGgtgtttttaattgttttgaagTATTGTATAATAACCATTCCTTCACAAGGTATGATGTATGTTTAGGATCATTATCTTGTTGGAACCAGAACAGTTGGAAGGTTGAGTTTATGAGAGCTTTGACATAAATTACGTTTTAAAACATCCaaataactaaattttgtCATATTTCCCTCAATAAATACCATAGTTCCAACGCCGCTTGCTGCCATTATTGAACATATGTTTAACTGTTCCCaccaaatttttgtttttgagctCACAATTTCGGGCAAAAGATGGCATTAGTtagaaattatcaaatttaaaatcacgTGACTCACTCACACCCGCAGTCTGATCATGCAAGCAGCGCATTACCACAAAATAAGCCAGCACGTGCCATGTGGTTCTTTGTTTATGTTCGATCTCTGTTctgtttattttatctttaattactaataattatcagtagaaatattcgggcttagcttaaaacggctaaatccgaatgtttccagtCTTGCATCAGCAAAATTTAGGtttctgccagcaatatctaatcttctggAAACAGTACGTAATACTCCGCAAGAAGTAACTAGTCTTCCattagtagtatctagtcCTCTGTCAGCAATATCAAATATCTAAAGAAGCATCTAATCTTCTGCCAATGTTTAATCTTCTATAAGAAGAATCTAGTATATATAGATCATTCTGCATTATGAGTGCGGGCAATTCTGACACCCAATTTAACTATAATAGATTTATGACTATCAGGATACataaaagataaagaaaattttactGTACCTGTCAAAGTAGCTGACGTAAATAGATTACTATGAAAAGAATAAGATATCTAGGTAGAAAAATCCAATGTGAtccacaaaatttttttttttcaattttttagcaTAGTATCTGACCAAGATTGAGGTTGGGTAACGGTATAGGTGGCGAGAATCTCGCCTTTGTGGCAACGGCTAATCTCCCTTACTTTCGGCTTGCTTTGTAAAACGAGAAGATTGTGGCGGGTAAGGATTTGGGTCGGTGCATATATGAGAACAGAGATTTTCGGCTTTCGGCTAAGCGCAAATATTTGCGGCGGCTTtgcgatttaattaaaaaaaatatcaccttaaattgaaaaaattcaaaacgaGTAAAAAACGAAAACTTCATTCAActgactttttaaaaaatcgtatataTTAAAAGcattatttcctttttaaaacgTTACCTGTTGAATTGTTCACTTGAAATCGTTAGAAATTGTGGTGTTCCAAGAAACCGCCTCGGAAAGCGGTGGGAAAAACGGGCCAAGACTTATGAATTTTCCCATCGCGAGGAGCTTTTCGGAGTTGAGTGGCGAATTAAAATACCGTAGGACGGGGCCGCGTCTTCTCCGACTCAGATATggatatttaaatttcaaatgttATTAAACTCGTAATTTGAGTAATTAGTTTGGCTCGGCGCGGCCCTTTTGTGATAAAATCTCGGGCGTGGATTAATTTCGGTCCGAGAGACGTCGCCGACGGGATCTCCGAGTTCATTTCTGGAAAACTTTCCGTCACAAAAAATCAGTTTTCTCCGGATCGCGaataaaaataaggtttaaaAAGAATGACTTTTGACAGCTTTAACAAGCAAAAATGACTTATGTAAATAAgtgtcataaataatttcgagATTATAATGGGCCAAAAATTTTCACTATTAAAATGTACTTATGGAAAGCACGTAATTCCGCAACACTATATAGTTGTATTGATTATGACGGTTGTTAATATATTGTGTTTTGCGTCCAAGTTTGCCGGAGATAAATTATACGTGGAGTCGCATATTGATCGTGATCAAGATGGGTTTAAAACCGTTCGTATTGGAAGTTCTTGCGAAGAAGCGATGACTTTGAATTCAACAATGAACGAAACATCGCAAGGAGAAGAGTTGTCTTATAACGTAATTTCGGCTGTTTACATGTTGTTTACCGCGTTGGGGAAGTTTCCTGCGGGAGTTTGTGCTGATTTATTCGGAGGGAGGCATCTTTTGCTTTTTGGATTTTTGGGGAAAATATTTATGGCGATTATAACCCCAACTTTAGTTATCTTTGGAAGTAAAAGAATGCAGTTTTTTGTTCGGGGAGCTGCAGGTTTTTTTGAAGGATTTGTTACAGCTGTAACTTTTAATATAGTTGCTCATTGGGCGCCGACACGACATCTGACTTTATCCGCCACATTACTTTATAATTCAGATGCAGCGGGGTATTTAATCGCGCATATATTCAACgtttattttggaattaaattGCAAGTATTGATATATATGATTGGGGTGCTTCAAGGGATGATGTATATGTCGTGTATTTACTTCGTCTTTTCTAGACCTAACACACACCCTTCGATATCGGCACAAGAAAAGGATTTATTTGTGGAGTTATTTCCTACGAATGAATTACCTGGGAGTATTCCATGGAAGGCTATATTAACTGATTTCGATATTTGGGCCCTTTTCGCTTGCAACGTTGGTTATAATTTCCAACATCTTGTGATTCATCGTCGTTTGCCTgattatttctattatataCTTCACGATGACGATGAAAATATAGAGTTTCAATTTAATGTAGCTCTAAGGCTGACTTTGTTTATCGCCGGTGTTGTTCTTGCGGTAATCGCAgattacataataaaaaaaggttaCATTCCAGTAGTGTATTTACGATCTACATATATCGGGATGTCTTTAATTTTGGGTAACTTATTCGCGGTGATGATTATATTTGTGGGTTGCAATATTACAACGGTTATAATTCTTTTACGTCtcaacaacatttttggaaCAGCTATAGATGCAAGTTTAGGCGGAAATATGTTAGATAACAGTAGGCATTATGCTGGAACCGTTTTTAGTATTACTTGTGGTGGTGGGCACCTTATTCGAAGTTTAATGTGGATAGTGTTTGGTTATGTATTAGAACACCAATCAATATCGCAATGGACTATAACTCTATGGTTAAATTTGGCTATTTGCAGCTTTTGCACGCTCGTTCACTTTGATGGCTCTCGAGGGGAAAGAGCATCTTGGGATGTAATCAAACCAAAACAAGATAAAAACCCTGTCAAAACTGGGAATGTacttatataaataaaacatgttAATTCAATGgattaattagtaattagttTGTAGTGTCTATTACGGGTAATGGAAACGCCATGAAGAggtatttattgattaataattcaaGTCGTAAAGCCAAGCACTGTAATTACGACACATAAAATCTTGGCTGGTTGAGACGCGACCGGATTAGATTCATGCACCAATTAAAGCGACTGGAACGCCGTAAAAGTTTGTTATTGCAATTTCGCTCGGTTGGTTCGTTTTTTGGACTTTGCGATATTTCAGTTAATTTCAGCTTGAATTATCGCCCATCTCTCCCGGTTTCTTACGATTTATAGCGCGATCTTCTGTTACATCTCCCCTcgttttgaatataattcGAACTTGGCGTTCTTTTTTTGGGTCGATGGGATACCTACTTCGGAAGGGCTGGATAATAGGTTCGCATAATGGTGACATTAGCAGTTGGATTCCGGCCTTGGAGAGTCTCGTTTCACCACCGGTTTTCAGTATGGGATTTTCACTCCCCACCACTCTCTCTCGGAATTCACATATCAAATTACTTCGAAAAGATGTGGACCGTTGAAAATGTTAACTGTACATCGGAATAATATTTTGCGGCGACGACGGGGTATTTATCTAAAAGTGAATTACGCTCGCCTGGCGAGAGTTTAATATCCGTTTTTCACTTTTCCAGCCGCACTGCCCTCGCTCAAATATTTAGATTCCATTATACGTGGCTCACGGTGTATTTTCCTCCTAAGGCTTCATATTCCTCTCTGGTCCTTTACTTTCTCCCTCTCTGCATTTCGATGCGAGGAATACGTCGCATTTTTGCATTGGTATTCATTGTTGAGAAATACCTTCATATGGATACTTTCataatattttactttaaaatcaTACCTCAACCATGTAAAAGATGAAAAGATGGAAATATATCGGTTTATGTTTCAATAGGATATGGAATAATTACTGACATCATTAATGAATATTGTCTGAACATGCATGTGATGAATAGAGGAGGCTTTCTCAttgtttaattgtttaataattccCGGAGGCTGGCGAGATGTGCAATAACTTTAAcattcacaaaaattaaatttaaaaaatcgtatctcaaaaagtataTGACatatcaaaatgaaataacaagcattttaaagcaaatttaatcttgttTCAACCCAtccaatataatttattaattcccataaatactgatgatatgatttttttaataaatcatagtAATGGTTGAAGATAAGTTGATAATTACAGAAATTCAAGGCGTtgtatctccgaaactaattGATATaccaaaataaaatgaaaaccattttaaagcaaatttaattgttatttaaattcttCCTTAATTTCTTAATCTCCATTAATTGTGATGATACGatataaatgaattattaccATGATTTAGGAAAATGagcattattttaaagaatattttattatttcttaaacTGTTGAATTGTTTCACATCGAATAGGATATGGAATAATACTGCCATGATTAATGAATATTGTCTGAACATGAAAGTGATGAATAGGGGAAGGTTCCTATTGTTTAATTTGACCTTTCTTCCAtctcttttattaaataaacccCGGAAGGTTGGCGAGACGTGTACATTGTTGCCGAGTACGGGGTCAAAGTTATAACTAGTTTTGTTTGACAGATATAACGCGTCGGTTTCGCATATACGACGACACAGCGTGGGTTTcagaaactttaatttatttaggaTCGAGGggcttcaaaaaattaatggcGAACGTGTTCAGGATGACGATGATATAACGAACTCTAAAATGTcgttacaatttatttaattggccttaattaaaaactgtAAATTGTAATTTGCGATAGTTTTAATAAAGCTCTGTCACTTATAAAGCGCAGCATTTGCTGTTTATTTCTATATGAGTATGAACAGCGTACGTTAA of the Onthophagus taurus isolate NC chromosome 10, IU_Otau_3.0, whole genome shotgun sequence genome contains:
- the LOC111413678 gene encoding F-box/LRR-repeat protein 6 — protein: MAGKMLEPDSNTREIHLSSITDPIQNKTYLESVSCFDSNGGVKYNDCDMLPNNNVCHKVPVSQCYSDSECSKNDGMSSGKDSYTPSGESGASDVPMLESDTHSLQTSDSQDGISPDEAKVHESPDSQSSKVELDSATASYVPDESTFNSVLNASNGVIKKSTDKQRKRVVRGRPRKGVISTYESQISGDKNTIIIRIKKNLTAQVLARNKKKSGRRKKRNQSDTDTSDYESSMKKPKTSMDFLNATPAEEPLEQSVWGDQIPEPILHKIFYHASLQEGSLPLLVRLCRVCKLWRQVALSTSLWQKVDLNWVSERYRTDQKLNWLIDNRLIHCQDLNLGIWKVRNIQTALEYIVQNCTELRGLNLSGWKGLNADNLKYITTECENLERLDLSSVNSASAINAQPLVSLAQSMSSRLTHLVLAHNKIAGFAQIMSALAANCPNLQLLDISNIRTFAHNTALLHVEKLQSGCPKLRVLRMTNSQIWLAPASLSDQVASPGFPMLEELSLAGIEDDHKMTTARSMDDDGIERILKNSTKLRLLDIRGCIKLTDSGLVKVPAWDLEHLFLSACYITRTHNSGMELIVQKWGHSLLEVDLAWSTATKSLDAAVQALADRGAESPLRSLNLCGSSVSLEPVKAVLTKCQKLQSINLQSCRALPRGIKRLYTGDAVKELRESLMDKPKTEEAEDLQVSPEYSAQ
- the LOC111413661 gene encoding sodium-dependent phosphate transport protein 3-like, whose product is MTVVNILCFASKFAGDKLYVESHIDRDQDGFKTVRIGSSCEEAMTLNSTMNETSQGEELSYNVISAVYMLFTALGKFPAGVCADLFGGRHLLLFGFLGKIFMAIITPTLVIFGSKRMQFFVRGAAGFFEGFVTAVTFNIVAHWAPTRHLTLSATLLYNSDAAGYLIAHIFNVYFGIKLQVLIYMIGVLQGMMYMSCIYFVFSRPNTHPSISAQEKDLFVELFPTNELPGSIPWKAILTDFDIWALFACNVGYNFQHLVIHRRLPDYFYYILHDDDENIEFQFNVALRLTLFIAGVVLAVIADYIIKKGYIPVVYLRSTYIGMSLILGNLFAVMIIFVGCNITTVIILLRLNNIFGTAIDASLGGNMLDNSRHYAGTVFSITCGGGHLIRSLMWIVFGYVLEHQSISQWTITLWLNLAICSFCTLVHFDGSRGERASWDVIKPKQDKNPVKTGNVLI